A region of Actinobacillus porcitonsillarum DNA encodes the following proteins:
- the ansB gene encoding L-asparaginase 2 has protein sequence MKLKKLAALTLLGLGISTGYAAELPDITILATGGTIAGSGKSSVDSAYKAGQLTIQTLIEAVPEMNNLAKIKGEQVVKIGSQDMSDDVWLKLAKTINSQCKETDGFVITHGTDTMEETAYFLDMTVKCEKPVVLVGAMRPATEKSADGPLNLYNAVVVATSKASAGRGVLVAMNGTVLGARDVTKTSTTAVQTFTSPNFGSLGYIHNSKVDYERSPESKHTTNTPFNVDNLNELPKVGIIYAYSNMPTEPLKALLDAGYQGIVVAGVGNGNMNAANLALLEQAAKQGVAVVRSSRVPTGYTTRDAEVDDSKYGFSASGTLNPQKARVLLQLALTQTKDPAKIQQFFEDF, from the coding sequence ATGAAACTCAAAAAATTAGCCGCTTTAACCCTGTTAGGTTTAGGTATTTCAACAGGTTACGCCGCCGAATTGCCTGATATTACTATCTTAGCAACTGGCGGCACTATCGCAGGAAGTGGTAAAAGCTCCGTTGATTCTGCTTACAAAGCAGGTCAATTAACCATTCAAACGTTAATTGAAGCAGTGCCTGAAATGAATAATCTCGCCAAAATTAAAGGCGAGCAAGTTGTTAAAATTGGCTCTCAAGATATGAGTGATGATGTTTGGTTAAAATTAGCGAAAACCATCAATAGCCAGTGTAAAGAAACCGATGGCTTTGTGATTACTCACGGTACAGATACAATGGAAGAAACCGCTTATTTCTTAGATATGACGGTAAAATGTGAGAAACCTGTTGTATTGGTGGGTGCAATGCGTCCTGCAACAGAAAAAAGTGCTGATGGTCCGCTTAACCTATATAACGCCGTCGTTGTTGCAACAAGTAAAGCCTCTGCCGGACGAGGTGTGTTAGTCGCAATGAATGGCACAGTATTGGGGGCAAGAGATGTGACCAAAACGAGTACAACTGCAGTTCAAACCTTTACCTCTCCAAACTTTGGTTCGTTAGGCTACATTCATAATAGTAAAGTCGATTATGAACGCTCTCCTGAAAGTAAGCATACAACAAACACGCCTTTCAATGTTGATAATCTCAATGAACTGCCAAAAGTTGGGATCATTTATGCTTATTCAAATATGCCAACAGAACCACTTAAAGCACTACTTGATGCAGGTTATCAAGGAATTGTGGTAGCCGGCGTTGGAAACGGCAATATGAATGCAGCGAATTTAGCGTTACTAGAACAAGCAGCAAAACAAGGTGTTGCCGTTGTGCGTTCTTCTCGCGTACCAACAGGATATACCACTCGAGATGCAGAAGTTGATGACAGTAAATATGGTTTCAGTGCTTCTGGTACACTAAATCCACAAAAAGCACGAGTACTTTTACAGCTTGCTTTAACACAAACCAAAGACCCTGCTAAAATTCAGCAATTCTTTGAAGACTTTTAA